In Miscanthus floridulus cultivar M001 chromosome 19, ASM1932011v1, whole genome shotgun sequence, the DNA window tctcgacacggcggtataaccttcttgctcactctctttatattacctcaaactagttgtcaagctatttagtgtagctaattatgagagcttgttagtttggttagtgtggctctttagttagcctttgagagcacattaacttaatgtagtgacatagctattgtgtggatagaaactatatcaactagaattgtggtaggtggcttatatttttagtaggctagcgcaacacttgcttcgcctcataattgtctaaccgatttgctaagtgttgttgtagaaatttttattaggctattcacccccctctagccattaggacctttcactcctgCCATTGCATTAAAAAAAAGATTCCACCAAAGTTTTTCAACATAGAAAGAACAACATATGCCTTTTTAACAATGGCAGCTCCCAGACTGGTAAGGAAAATGGCTGTGATAGGCTCGGTGAGCCAACATAAACACCTACCCACTCttatgaaaataaaaataaaaacagaGAAAAAAATTTGCAGCCTTAAGTGCAGTGAGACAGCATATAACACCCACCCACTCTTATGAACACTCTTAGCGATGCATAATACATGAACCCGAGTACTGATGTTTTTGTTGAACAAATTCTACAAACTgttaattcttgttcattgcttACACAAAGGGCAGAAAAGCACAAAGTTTTTTCTGGCTCAAACAAGAAATGCCTAACTGATTATTATGTGACTTATTCCGAAGTGATCAGAACAAACATCTCAATTGCTTATATACGAAATAACAGAGCAACTGGTAAACTTCCACAATACCAATTCTACAGGTTGGATACGGCCCAACCAGCCCAACAAGGTGCAGGCGGCAGCTCGACCTGACCGGCTGACCCTAGCCCCTCCTCCCCCGCTAATGTTTCCCGCCATTTCGTCCCTCCATTTCCCGCCACGGCGCCACCCCGCCTCGCTCTGCTCCCCAGATCCCTCGCCCTCTTTCCCTCTCCGCTCGCCCAGGCCACCTGGTCGCCGGCTCGCCGCCCCCCGCTCACCGATTGCCCTCAGCTGTGCAGCGAGCAAGCAGCGGCGAAGCGATGGAGGAGGAAATCCGAGCGGAGTTCCAGAAGAGCGGCTTCTCCATCGGGGGAGCCAGCCCCGAGGACGCCGCCCAGATCCTCTCCACGCGTAAGCACAAGCGTCCCCACCTTCCCCCTTGCCCTTACCTGGTTCTGAGTTGGTGTTGATTTATGTTTATATATATGGGTGTGGTGTGTGGTTCTGCTTGCAGTGCTGACCTACTGCATCAACTACAAAATGAGCCCCGCGGACCTCGTCTCCAACTGGGAGGTCTATTACCTCAACAGGTCAGCTCATCCCTGATAAGAATGTTGCCAATAACAATACTGTAACATCATCTTAGATTAGGCTAGTCTTCGTGACTGTAGGTTACTAGGTCGTTTGAGTGCTCTGCAGGAAGGGCGTCTGCTTTCTATGAAATTTGATGATAAACATCTCAACACCAATGGTAGCATCTTTTGCTGTTGAATTAAGCATGCCATCTGTATGGCTGTGCTGATTATTATGGATAAGATGCTCTTGGCTCAATGTTTATTTTTTTGGCTGGAGCATAAACAACCACTTTCTATTAACTGTGATCAAATTTTGTTTGATGTCTTGATGAGTCATTAAATCCCATCAACATTTAGGTATGACTAAAATCTTGCAGCTCATGTTCAATATTCTCCTGTCTGTATTAAGAGATGCCTCCCCGATGATTATGATTCCAGGGTCCATatatttcttttttgttcttttaCATGATGCAGCATTGCAGCTAAGGAAACTGAAAGAACTAATTTATGCAGGCAATTGGATGGCTTAAAGCTTGAAAGCTCGTATCTTGATGGTTTTCTGTCACATCTTCAGAATGAAGTTAAAGACAGGATAATAAAAGAAGAAGCCAACCTTCACATTTACTCCAGTAACGATGTCGACATGTTAGTTCCACATATCAGATTCATTTACGTGCATGCTTGTCACAGAAGTACCTTTGTTTCTTATTTCACTgtcaagaaaaaaaatatataagtaTAATGTAGAAGTAACTGTTGCAGGCTCTTGAGCAATTCACATGCAGATGAAGTGGCATTTCATGACACGCCAGGCTCTAAACAGGAAAAGCCACCTGAAGAGTCATCTAACTCTGAGTTAACTCCTCTGACAAGTGACAGACCATCATCCAGCAGAGTGGCCAAAACAAATGCTGATCGTATTACCCCTTTTGCAACACGAGTAAATAAATTTACCCAGCAGTATGTTCTCAATGCTGACAATGCAGTTAGTATGCCAAGTAAAAATGCTGAAATCACAGAAGATGAAGTAATTAGAAGAATTCAGCCAAGTCAAAGATGTTCCTTACAAGTTCAGCGTTCACAGCCTGAACCAGGTTGCAGATTCATGTATGACAGAATGGAAGACAGAGTAAGGGTATTGCTAATTTGTTTTATTAATTGTCATAAGCATCTGCTCTTTGACTGCATCACTTTTCCAGTTTAATTATTTGGAAGATCGGATACAAAAATCGGCAAGCTTGTTTTCTGCATCTGGGTTTTGTGGAGAACCGGCAGATGCTACCCTTGCTTCAGAGGTAATTGCACCGCCTAGTTTTGTTCTTTTAACTACTTAACTCATCATCACCCCTtttcttgataggatatccaATTATTTGCCCACTGCAGGAGAAAATGTTTGCAGTCGGTACAGTAGCTTGTGATGGTGAAGGTCATTTGAATGAAAAGTCTATCTTGCTACAGGGCAGGTGAGTGTGCTTCTTGGACTCATTCATGTGATGATCTTTGTTTAGTCACCATTTTATTATTTCTTTTGGCTAACTACAGAAACATCTTTTTCTAGTGTTCAACACTCCAGGGGACAGCGTGTGCGCCTTGACTTGAAGGATCTTGATCACTTCTCTTTGTTTCCTGGGCAGGTAAGCACAGCCAGTTCCAATGCCATATACATTATCTACTGAGTTAAATTAACACAAATTTAAATAACAGGTGGTGGGTATCGAAGGCCACAATCCCAGCGGACACTGTTTCATTGCATCGAAATTAATTGATTCCATACCAGTCTCTGTGGATGCTCAACTTCCTAGTGCTAAGAAACAAGCTATTGATAATGAAAGCAACCAAAATTCTGACGCTGGCACTCTGTCAAGAGCATTGTCATCGGTTAGTTCCTGTCTGTTTTTTGTTTGAAATAATGCTGCATCAAACATATCTGTTTAACAAAGAATTAGTATATTTCGTCCAAGCTTAAACTGATATCAGTTCATTGTTCTTCTATTTTAATTATGAATAGCATGTTTATACTTTCTTCATTTATTGCATGGACATGCTCAATCAAAggagagtaggccaatcattaaTGATTTAAATAATTTCCATTTTGTTGTTCGGCTAGTATTAAAGCCGGcagaagctgttttgttgtgagagaaaaatactgtagattctagctgataagccggctgataagttcaagcgaacagccCCGTCTTGAGAAAAAAATTTACCTCATGTCTTTTACAGGTCATCGCAGCAGGCCCCTATACAACAACCGATAATCTGTTGTTTGAACCACTGCAAGAACTTCTTTCATATGCTTGTCGTAAGCAGCCTGAGCTGCTCATATTGGTGAGTCCTCTCAATTCTGTACATGGGACAACATATTGATGTTTGAAATGTTCTTCTACTGTACACATCAATTGTACTTTCGCAGATGGGACCCTTCATTGACTCTGATCATCCTGACATAAAAAAAGGAACTGTTGACCAGAGCTTTCATGACATTTTCCATTTTGAAATTCTGAGAAAGGTAGGTAAATGCTGATTTCTGAAGGTGTAATGCTGGCACATTGCCAAATGCAATAGTTATTCATGTGTGTTATATTTTTTTGTTCAGATTCAAGACTTTACCCAGTATCTGGGGAACACTGTCCGTGTAATTCTCATTCCATCAGTGCGTGATGCTCACCATGACTTTGTTTTCCCTCAGGTTTGTAATTTTCCTTATTGAGATTTAGATCTGATTTAATAATTCTAAACATGTTGCTGTATCATTACTATCAATTAATGTCTGCAAAGTTAGATGTAAATTTTGCTGAGATAGTGCAACAAGTTTACTTCCAACGTACTAGGCTTTATAGTCTGGTAGTATGTGCAGATCAATTGTGTTATTGTTATTTAAGCCTTTTTTTAATGTTCTCAGCACAAGCATCTCTAATGATATATCTGTACTGTCGCTACTTGCAGCCTGCATTtgatttgaattttccagaagATATCACACATCAGGTATATGTGTTACTCTGTAAGATTGCTCTTGTGAGGTATTTGGTAATAATATTCCTTTGTTTTTAAAAGGTTTACATACATTATGCAGATTACTTGTCTGGCAAATCCATGTCTCTTCAGTTCTAACGAGGTACACTATGTTAATAGTTGTAATGAATAATGTAATGGTTGGAGCATGCAAAATATATATGGTTTTCCTTGTCTATTATCAAATAGGTATGCCTTTATTTTGGTTTAGTTATTTTTGTTATTGTCCTGCAAAATAAAATTGAGACATGGTCATTGAACTCAAAAGAATCTTTTTCTCCATATTGTGATCTTAATATGCTCCTCATCTCTGCATTTTCTCTCATGTTGCATTGTCTAGAAGAATCCATTCAATGCTTAGAGATTACCAGGCCTACCGCCACACTGTTCCTGTGTTTGCTCATGAGATATTCTCCAAATTTGTAACTTATTGGGAAatgttttttttctcgaacacgaaGGAGAGCTGCATGCCATTATATTAAGAATGGAAATGGTTTTCTTAATACTTCTCATGCATATTTTGAGCAAAATTCATCTTATATGTTGTTAGAAATGTGTTGATAAGTGTAGTCTTACCCGAAAATGTTTGCTTTCCTTCTTTCCAGATACATTTTGGCTGTTGTACAGTGGACATTCTGAAACAGCTTAGTGGTGAGGAAATCTCTCGCAAGCCACCTGTCGGAAAGCCTGGAGACAGGATTGGTAGACTTGCCTCACACATATTAAAGCAACAAAGGTGATCCATTTGGCTTTTTCATGTTGTATCAGTTGGGACGGATTGTGTGCAGTTTATGAGTTCTGATGTAGCACTCTTCCTACAGTTACTATCCTCTATATCCTCCTGCTGCTGGTGTGCCATTAGACTTCTCACTTGCTAAGGAAGCACTGGAGATCTCATCAGCACCAGAtgttctccttcttccttctgaTCTTGCACCATTTGTGAAGGTAATAACAAGTTTTTAGTACAGGCAGCACATTTATTGTAAACTTCTAATTGATATTCATATATTTGAATTCTGCCCATCCGCGAGCTCATTGTTCAAAAGTCAACTGTATATTCACGTCTGTTTCCTTCTGAATGGAATGATACTGAACAGCTATTATGTCCAGGTGTTTTCCCTTGGAGAAGGTAGCGACGACCAGAAACGGTTTATCTGTGTGAACCCTGGGAGGTTGGCAAAGGGTATTGGTGGGGGAACATTTGTGGAGCTTTACTACAATGAGGGCATCGACAAGACCAACGCCTCCATCATCCGCATATAGGATTACTTTTGGGGCATATCACCTAACATGAAAAGAGGCTCTGATTCATCCGCTGCAGAAAATTACCCAAGGCTTCTCTTGTTTGCCACACCAGAAGCCCACCAAAAGGAAGGATTGAAGCGGCAAGATTTATTGTTGTGGCAAGCTTTCTTGGGGACACGTAAATTGAGCTTTGAAAGCCATCTCAACGTTTGTTATCCCAGAAAGTTTTGCTTAACATATGGCATTCCGTTGTAACCAAGTACTTAAAGTCCCTAGTTtgtttttggtaattgagtgataactagTGGACTAATTCTTTACTTGAGTTGATaagtgtaacacctcaggtgttaggaAAGGTCATTAACGCTAGACATGTTGTCGTGTGCTGCCCATGTCCAGAGTACGCTGCCCATGCCCGGTACAAATTTAGCATGCGCCCCATTAACACTTTGAAAGAATATAGCAAGAATCTAAACGAATACAGGAAAcgttgttcttgttcttgcactaTTTTTTCATGTATCCCGTATGCTTGCACTTGTAGCAATAGTTGCCATTGCTCTTCACAAATTGAGTCTTGTGAGAGACAAGCATTCTTGTCTTAGGGACATAACAAGACCTTCCTTGTTAACGGAAAATCTTTGGCTCCCTAGGCACTTAAGCAAGAGTGCCTCACCGCCATAGACCTTGCCTAATGTGCAGGTGAGGCAGGTGAGCTCATCAACCTTCTTATTGTCTCATTCTCAACATCAATTTTCATGCTGATTTGGATTTTGGGCGCTACGTGCACGCTATTTTTGTAATTTCAACAATTTTCTGCAGTTGCAACGCCAGAACTGAGTAATGAAAGCGCATTTGAAGACTTTTGTGTTATCGTTATTCACCGCGAGCGCACATTGGTTAGCGTCGCGAATATATCGGAACGGCACCAGCGGCCCTTAAACTAGGCATGGGTGTCATCTAAGTCCACAAACTCCCAAAACACACATTTCAGGTCATTAAACTTGGCACATGGTACGTCACAGGTCCTAATAGGTCAAGATTACACCCGTTGGCTGACGTCTGGCACAAGCGATGCCAGACCAACTCCTTAACTTGACAtagtgtgtcatctaggtccctaaATTTTTAAAATGCACATCCATATACATAATTTAAAATATATAAAAAGTTACATATATAATAAACATTTcaataactaaatatatcaaaaatcagtaaaactctaaataatatttatcaataaatagtttaaaatatatatatataaatattttcACCAATATATGAATAATTGAAGTACCTAAAATTATTATGATTAGAAATGTTAAAACTAACCTTTATATATCATtaataatattattattatatagtgCTATTAGCCATAGAGATAAGTTTTAAATAGTTGAAATGatgtatatttttatatattaaaGTTGATATTATTTACATTACTAATTAGTAATAGAGATACATTATTTCCCGGTTATCCACAAATAAAAAAAGTACCTGTAAAGTCATCTAAAACTTATATATATGACTAATTAGTAATGTAAAAAAAATCAACTTTAATTTAACAAAAAATATGCATCATTTAAACTATTTAAAACTTATCTCTATGGCTAATAGcattatataataataataatattatgtATATAAAGGTTAGTTTTAATATGAATAATTCATATTAATTTTGTGTACTTTAATTATTCAATATATTGGTgaaattattttatgtattttattggaaaatattaTTTATTGTTTTATtgatttttgatatatttagtactAAAATGTTTATTATAATGTTATTTTTTcatagattttaaattatatatgtaGATGTGCATTTTAAAAGTTTAGGAACCTACTAGATGACACACTCAGTTAAGTTTAGGGGCTAGTCTTGCATCGCTGGTGCTAGCGTGAACCGCCATGTCAGCAAATAGGTCTACCTGTGACGTACCATGTGTCAAGTTCAAGGATCTGGAAGTGTATTTTAGGAGTTTGGGACCTAAATAACACCCTCTGCCAAATTTAAGGGCCGCCGGTGCACTCTCCTCCTCTGGTTTCGATTCGAAGGTTTCCGCCACTCGTGTCTTGTGGTTACCCAAACGCCCGCAGCGCATTCTAGTTTCTAGCTCGCCACGCCACCCGAGCGCCATCTCGCATGCAATTCACGAAAACGCCGGTGATGGGCGAGCCACCGAGGTGTGGCTTCACATTCTGATTGGTAGCGATCTACATGGTTGGTGGTGGTTCTGTTTAGTCACGACTCGCATTGGGCAGAAACAGATAGCGCCCAAGCGCGCGAACACTAGGCACGCGGCGCGGCACTGACGCTATCAACCCCAAGATGGCTCTTGTTACCGATCGCTGCGCCGCGCACCACCAGAAACCAGAGCAAACAGAGTTCCAGACGAAGCAGACAACTCCAGTACTCCCTTTTGTAGATGCTAGCGCAGCagtttcttaatttcatcgacgTATAATAACTTATTTATCTTGCAGCAAAGCAATTCGGAGGTTCACGGCCAGGCACGCAATTCTCAATTTCTCATGCGATTGGAGAAATCAGAACACAATCAGagacccaaaaaaaaaaagctcCTAGTTTTACACACCGAATCCTAAGCCGCCTGTCAGTCGGCTCCCCCAACCACGCGCGCACGACGAGAAGTGCTACACCTTTTCCACCTCCCGGTAGCCCCCGCGCGGCCGCCTCCTGCCGTCGACAGCCCACGGCAACGCAGCCCACGGGCGCGGTGGTGGTGCCGCTGCATATCAACATGGCGCGCCGCCCTCTGCCACTTACGGGAGCGGCGGCGGCCAAGGGCACGGTGCCGCCGCAGATCGCGACGGCGTGCCGCCCCAGCAGCCGCACCCCGTGGCGGCGGTCCTTCTTgggccacggcggcggcgtcagcgacggcgacggcgacggcgacgggctGACTCTGTTGGCGCTCGTCGCCTTCTTCGCGCTGCTCACGCGatggtggtggaggtggccgCCGACGTTGTTGTGGCGGTGGCCGTGCGCGTGCGCGCCCGGCGCGGTGCCGGTGTCGCCCCCGGCGGCGCTCTGGTTGTGCTTCAGGACGAGCCGCTGCAGCTCCCGCCGGATGCACTCCACCTCGTACGCGTCGAGGAGCGTCGTCGGCTTCTTCTTTGCCGCTGCCGCCTCTGCCGCAGCGGCTTGCCGGGAAGGTGCAGCTGCGGATTGCTCCATGAAGACGATTGAGCGAGATAGAATCGAAACCGGGTGCGCTCTGCTCTCGTGGGTGCGTACTGCCGCCACGGACGACGGACGGCGCCACGTATAAAAAGTAAGCGGCTGACAGGGTGCGCAGGCGTAATCTTGGCATTGCCTTTTTTTTACTCCTATATACTCCCTcaattctaaattataattcgtttaATTTTTTTACATTAAATTTGACCGCTCGTTTTATTCAAAAAAGTTAtataaacatagtcaaatttaagttatttttgaagaacttttattaacaaagcaaatcacaacaaaagaagtgatatttaacATAAATTTTCGAATAAGACGAGTGATCAAATTTATGATAAAAAAGTCAaataaattataatttagaatggatttAGTACTATACTAACAGTGGAGTGGTTCGTAAATCTGGCAGACCAGCGCCAGCTCGATTAGTCCAGTCTCATTATCTGTTTGCAAGCTAAAGCACTTAGGAAAgtacacacaagcatgcatagatATATTATTGCATTGGCCAGTCAAAACCATGCAAAGCTAACCAGGGGGCGCACCCTCCGATGATCGTTGATCGATCGATGGTACGCATCATCGAGGTCACGTAATTCCCTTCCAAGCTTCTGGGTAACATTTTTGAAAATGTCAGTGAACAGTTTTTTTTTAATATCAGAAATAGCTTGGATGTCCACAAATTAATTAATATATACACGACATAAACAGATTTGGAAACAATCATGTGACAATGTCAATGACGTTATGAGCCAACAATAGGTGCTAAGAAGGTGACAACTCATTTGTAAATTATGGACCTGTTTGGCACAACTCACAATAAGCTACTGTAAGCTGTTTTATTTGTCAAACACTCATTTCTAAAATAGTTTGATCCATGAAGTTGTTTTTCTCCCCCCTCTCACAAAGACATGAGTTGGAATGAAGCTAAAAAAATTAGCTTTTCCTAACTCTCTTCCTCATTTCTCTCTCTCATCCATGTATAAAGTTGTTGgtgaagctgttttgccaaataATTTTTCTAAAACAGCTCAGTTTCACTTAGAAAGTTGCTTATGAAACtgttaaaaataataattttactaGTGAAGTTGAGCTGTGCCAAATAAGACCTATATATGTCTACCTCAGCTAACTTATTATAGGAAACCTGTTTACAAATTAAATGTTCAAGTTCTACATACTTAACCTGTGTGTTTGtatttttctatatttatttTAGCAATTCATGTGCTATTTTTAGTTAGATTTATTTTAGCAAATTAATGGATAGCAATgctttagactgtctccaacaagtgACCTATATGGGCACCCAAACCTAAAATGGATAGCAAGAGACCCAAAAtcggcctccaacagagtacctatatgggaGACCCATTTTAGGTTGTCTGAGAGCAacaacccaaatatgagcatcatctctcctgaaaacctatttacagaaaggattctcttttgggtcctgTTGTTGGAGACGATGTGGAATGGGTATTAAACCCTTTGCCTGTAGTGCTACCCAAAGAtcgaatgggtcttgtattttgggcgttattgttggagatagtcttagtgaAGCCATATGCTATTTGATCTCCAAAAGGAATCACCAACAATTTCTTAGATACTTGCTCTCTAACAAAATGATAATCAACTTCTATACTTGTTCAAGCATCAAAAATTAGCTAAAAGATATTTGGTATCAAGATTATCACACTATAACTTGGCTGTGAGAGGACATTGTATACCATTTTTTTGAAGTAAAATCTGAATCCACATTACCTCTGCTAAGGTCCCGTGAACATCCAAGAAGGGGTATCAGTTGCCAAAACACGTGACTCTAAGTCCATGTTAGAGCTCCACCATACGCTCCTAGTCACTGCATATCTCGCCCGGTCATGGTGTTGGATTTGACACGCAAGGCATCCTCCAACCAAGGCTAATGCTATGAGTCACGAAGTCTCACCACCATCACATGGCTATTCCAAACACCTTGACGCCATGTACACTACGGAGTTTCTCCACACAAGGGAGGGGGTCTCCTTGTCCTGTGCACACCGATGCAATGATGTTCCACACCAAGAACAAAGGTCTCCACCTAGGAGGCCACTACACCTTCGCTAGAAGGTCACAGAGATCTCAAGTGCTCCGGCTTGTAAGAAACATAAATACTAGCAAGGTTTAATGTGTTTGTGGTTGATTAATAACATATATAACCATTAGGACTAACATTTTTGCTAGTATACAAGGTGGATTAGTTCTTAGGATGCAAAGATGGACTTGGGCTAGGCTACGGTGAAGATCATGGAACCAACACCTCAAATGAAGATCAAAGAAGAGCATTGAAGACCCTAAAAGACAAGCAAGAAGGTCAAGACATCATACAAGTGAAGCCTAGACAATTGGACGCAAAGAAACACACTCAAATGAGCACCCGAGCTTTCTGGTATGCACTAAAACTCTCATTTGTGAGCACAAGAGAAGTGGAGTGGGCCCAGATAGCAGCCTTAGACAAACATGGAAGCAGTGCACGACGTACCTCCTATGGGGACACCGGAATTCAACACCAGAGTGTGAGTATAGAGACATTGCATAGGCACGGTGGAAAAGAAGAGAGCACTAAAGCTCTCCAGTGATGCACCGAAGATTAAATGTGCGGTCCAAAGAAGTCTCGGTCTCTAGACAACGCACCGAATAAACAACTAGATAAATGAGGCTCCCAATGGGCGACAACGCCTAGTCCACATAGCAGGGCGCCAGATTTATTCGGTGTTGTCACCGAAGCTATCTGGTGCTCACTGCTTTGAAACCAGAGCTTATAACGATTAGTTGAGTTGGTTGGAGCTATATATACGCTAGGCCTGGTAATGGGTTATGATCTGCCCCTAACCCCACTTCAATCCTAGTTGAATTAGAACTGGGTCCAACTCCATTCCAACCCCTACTGGTCTTGTTCAGCTCAATCCAACATGATCCTTAGAATCACCTATCCAAATCAATCACGACCCTGGAGGGAGGCAAATAGGGTAGCACTCTTCGTTCTCTGGTCCCACTTTCTTC includes these proteins:
- the LOC136529058 gene encoding uncharacterized protein isoform X2; translation: MEEEIRAEFQKSGFSIGGASPEDAAQILSTLLTYCINYKMSPADLVSNWEVYYLNRQLDGLKLESSYLDGFLSHLQNEVKDRIIKEEANLHIYSSNDVDMLLSNSHADEVAFHDTPGSKQEKPPEESSNSELTPLTSDRPSSSRVAKTNADRITPFATRVNKFTQQYVLNADNAVSMPSKNAEITEDEVIRRIQPSQRCSLQVQRSQPEPGCRFMYDRMEDRFNYLEDRIQKSASLFSASGFCGEPADATLASEEKMFAVGTVACDGEGHLNEKSILLQGSVQHSRGQRVRLDLKDLDHFSLFPGQVVGIEGHNPSGHCFIASKLIDSIPVSVDAQLPSAKKQAIDNESNQNSDAGTLSRALSSVIAAGPYTTTDNLLFEPLQELLSYACRKQPELLILMGPFIDSDHPDIKKGTVDQSFHDIFHFEILRKIQDFTQYLGNTVRVILIPSVRDAHHDFVFPQPAFDLNFPEDITHQITCLANPCLFSSNEIHFGCCTVDILKQLSGEEISRKPPVGKPGDRIGRLASHILKQQSYYPLYPPAAGVPLDFSLAKEALEISSAPDVLLLPSDLAPFVKVFSLGEGSDDQKRFICVNPGRLAKGIGGGTFVELYYNEGIDKTNASIIRI
- the LOC136529058 gene encoding uncharacterized protein isoform X1, whose amino-acid sequence is MEEEIRAEFQKSGFSIGGASPEDAAQILSTLLTYCINYKMSPADLVSNWEVYYLNRQLDGLKLESSYLDGFLSHLQNEVKDRIIKEEANLHIYSSNDVDINCCRLLSNSHADEVAFHDTPGSKQEKPPEESSNSELTPLTSDRPSSSRVAKTNADRITPFATRVNKFTQQYVLNADNAVSMPSKNAEITEDEVIRRIQPSQRCSLQVQRSQPEPGCRFMYDRMEDRFNYLEDRIQKSASLFSASGFCGEPADATLASEEKMFAVGTVACDGEGHLNEKSILLQGSVQHSRGQRVRLDLKDLDHFSLFPGQVVGIEGHNPSGHCFIASKLIDSIPVSVDAQLPSAKKQAIDNESNQNSDAGTLSRALSSVIAAGPYTTTDNLLFEPLQELLSYACRKQPELLILMGPFIDSDHPDIKKGTVDQSFHDIFHFEILRKIQDFTQYLGNTVRVILIPSVRDAHHDFVFPQPAFDLNFPEDITHQITCLANPCLFSSNEIHFGCCTVDILKQLSGEEISRKPPVGKPGDRIGRLASHILKQQSYYPLYPPAAGVPLDFSLAKEALEISSAPDVLLLPSDLAPFVKVFSLGEGSDDQKRFICVNPGRLAKGIGGGTFVELYYNEGIDKTNASIIRI